The Candidatus Eremiobacteraceae bacterium genomic interval CAGCCAGCCAGTCGCTTCGGTCGGCGCGGTCGCGATCGCGCCGTCGGATCAGCGCGTCGTGTGGGCCGGCACGGGCGAACCGAATCCACGCAACGATGCATCGTACGGCGACGGCATTTGGGTCTCGCATGACGACGGCGCGCACTGGCACCACGCCGGCCTCGAACGATCCTTCATCGTCTCTCGCATTTTGATCGATCCGACCGATCCGCGAACGGTCCTTGTCGGCGCGCTCGGCGATTCGTTCAACGATTCACCCGACCGCGGCGTTTACCGTACGACCGACGGCGGCGCGACGTGGCGCAAAACGCTCTACGTAGGGCCGCAAAGCGGCGCGATCGACCTTGCATGGAGCGCGCAACGCCCATCCGTGGTCTTTGCCGCGATCTGGCAATTCCGGCGCCGGCCGTGGAACTTCGTGAGCGGCGGAGCGGACGATGGCCTCTATCGATCGCGTGACGGCGGTGTGACGTGGAGCAAGATAACGGGCCACGGCTTTCCCGGAGGCACGCTTGGGCGCATTGGTGTGGCCGTCGCGCCGTCCGACCCGCAGCGCGTGTATGCGGTCGTGCAATCGCGCGCGGGAACGCTCTGGCGATCCGATGACGACGGTTCGACGTGGCGCATGACGATCGCCGACTCCGATGTCAACCAGCGTCCGTTTTACATGAGCCGCGTCGCTGTGGATCCGAGCAATCGCGATCGCATCATCTCATCTTCAGAAAATCTCTTGGAGAGCGACGACGGCGGTTACCATTTTCACGAACTCACGGGTGCGACCCATCAGGACCATCACGATCTGTGGATCTCGCGCGACGGCCGGCGCATGATCGAAGCAAACGACGGGGGCTCGCCCATCTCTTTGGACGGCGGCCGTACGTGGGATCAGCGCTTTAACATCGCGATCGCGCAGATCTATCACGTCGGCTTCGACCACAGCGTACCGTACGACGTCTGCGGCGGCATGCAGGATAACGATGCGTTCTGCGGACCGTCGGATAGTTTGAGCCCGACAGGGATTCTCAACGCCGATTGGCGAGATGTCGGCAATGACGGCGACGGGTCATGGGTCTGGCCGGATCCGCGAGACCCGTCAATGATATGGAACGTCGGAGTGAACGCGCTCAACGGCCAGCTCGGCATTTACGACATGAAGTCGCGTCAGAATTTCGACGTGACGCCGTACGTCGGCGACACCAATGGTATGAACCTTTCGGGCTTCCCGTATCGGTTCAATTGGGAAGCGCCGATCGCGTTCTCCCCGCTCGAACCCGACGCGGCGTTCTTCGGCGGCAATGTCGTGTTCAAATCAATCGATGGCGGGCGGAGTTGGAGCGTGATCAGCCCGGACTTGACGCGCAACGAGAAAGACCACCAGCAACGCGCCGGCGGCCCGGTGAACTTCGACATGTCGGGAGCGGAGTTCTACGACACGATACTAGACATCGCGCCGTCGCCGAAAGACGCACAGGTGATCTGGGTCGGGACCGATGATGGACGCGTGCAGCTGACGCGCGACAGCGGCTCGACGTGGCATGACGTGAGCGTGCGCAGCATCGGACCCTACGGGCGAGTGGATTGCGTTGAAGCTTCGCCCTTCGACGCCGGTTCGGCATTTGTCGTGATCGACCGCCATCAGATGGGCGATCCGAAACCGTACGTCTTTGCAACGAGCGATTTCGGCGCTACGTGGAAAGCGATTTCGTCTGGTCTTCCGCCGTTGCAGTACGCTCACGTCGTGCGACAGGATCCGCGACAGCCGGACGTCCTCTATCTCGGTCTCGAGCAAGGGATCTGGATCTCGTTCGATCGCGGGGCGCATTGGCGATCGCTGCAGCTCGATATGCCGACCGTCGCCGTTCGCGATATGCGCGTGCAGCCGGATGCGAACGCGCTCGTCGTCGCGACGCACGGCCGCGGTTTCTGGATATTGGACGATCTATCGCCGCTGCAAGGGTTAGCGAGCGCGGTTTCTGCCGGCGCTCCGGCGATCTGGACGCGCGATACGACGTATCAGTATTGGCGCTGGTGGACGGCCCAATATGGTGTGCAGGCCGGCGAGTGCTGTGCTCCTCCCGGTGAATTCGTCGGAGAGAACCCGCTGCCAGGTCTGACGGTTTCATACTTCCTTCCGAGGCCGCAGGCACACACGCCGGCCATCGCGATCCGTGCCAGCGGAGCGATAGCGCACCTGCACGCGACAAACGTCGCGGGTATCAGCCGCACGTCGTGGGATCTAGCCGAAGATCCGCCGGTTCCGTGGAATTCGGCTCGCGATTGGAACAAGGGCCCATCTGCTGGTCCGCAGGTCGTACCTGGGGACTACAGCATCACTTTCGCGACCGATGAGGGCACACGCACGAACTCGTTCGTGGTAGAGCCCGACCCGCGAGCACTGTGGACACAGCAAGAATACGCGGCGAAGTACTGCGTCGAGTCGGAGCTCGACGCGGAGTTGTCGGCCATCGATGCGGAGTTGAACGATCTTGACGCGCACGGTCTGCAACAGAGCGCCAAATATCGGGAGTTGACGTCGCGCCCGGTCAACGCAGAAGATGATCTCTGGTTCCCTGACAAGCTTCGCGAGCGGATCATGATCCTTCAAAGCTCGCTCGGCTTGTCGCAGGGGCCGCCAACGCCGGCGCACTTGCACGAAGCAGCCGAGATCCGGAAGCAGTTTGAGAACGACATGGGCCACCAAGTCACGACGAAATCCCCATTATGCTCTGGAGATCTCCACTGATAAGCTGTCGGATATGGCACAAGTGAGGATACGCGCCGTCGAATCGCACGATGCCGCCGTCTGGGCCGCGATGCGCTCCGCGCTGTGGCCGGACGCCGACAACGATGAACTCGCACGAGAGGCGCGAGCGTTCGTAGAAGGCTCCGAGACAATCCTCGATGCCGCCATGATCGCGGAAGAAGCGTCACATGCGGTCGGATTCATAGAGATCGCGATTCGCGCGTTCTCCGACGGCTGCGACTCGATGCCGGTGCCGCACGTGGAAGGTTGGTACGTCGAGGAATCGGTGCGCAGCCGGGGTATCGGCCGGGCGCTGATGCGCGCGGCTGAAGATTGGGCGCGCAGTCGAGGATTCACGGAACTAGCGAGCGACTCGGAATTGGATAACCCGGCCGCGCAGAGCGCACACAAGCACTGCGGATTTGAAGAGGTCGATCGGATCGTCAAGTTCCGAAAAGCTCTTTCCTAGCCCGAAACCGCCCGCCTCAGGCGCCGCACGATCTCGGTCAGCACGCTCGTCGACGTCGCGAAGTTGAGACGCGCGAAGCCCGAGCCTTGTCGGCCGAAGTCCAGCCCGCGCACGAGAGCGACCTTGCCGCGTTCGAGAAAAATCTTGGCCGGATCGGGGCCAAGATCGAGAGCGCGGCAGTCAAGCCACGCGAGGAAGCCTGCCTGCGGCGGCTCGTAGCGAATCGATCCAAGACCGCTGTCAGAGAGCAATCGAGCGAGCCTGCCACGCTGCGTGTCGAGATGCTCGATAACGCGATCGAGGAACCCGATTTCGGATGTGAATGCAGCTATCGTCGCATGAACGCCGAGGTGGCCGGTGCGCTCCACCATCGCCTTGGGAAGCCGGTCGAGCACGTGGCGTGCCCACGGCGAGCCGCCGATCGCGAGCGCGCATTTGAGGCCGGGGATGTTCCAGCCCTTCGATGCAGACGTGACGGTGATCGAGTGCAAATCAGCTCGCGCCGTCACCGACTCAAACGCGACGTGCTCGGCGCCGGGCAGCACGAGCGGAGCGTGGATCTCGTCGGCAAGAACCGCGACGTCGTATCGAGCGGCGAGCGCGGCGACGCGTTCGACGTCACCGCGCGAGAAGACGCGGCCCACCGGA includes:
- the aac(6') gene encoding aminoglycoside 6'-N-acetyltransferase, with amino-acid sequence MAQVRIRAVESHDAAVWAAMRSALWPDADNDELAREARAFVEGSETILDAAMIAEEASHAVGFIEIAIRAFSDGCDSMPVPHVEGWYVEESVRSRGIGRALMRAAEDWARSRGFTELASDSELDNPAAQSAHKHCGFEEVDRIVKFRKALS
- a CDS encoding aminotransferase class I/II-fold pyridoxal phosphate-dependent enzyme, whose translation is MLPRATFDDEIDLRTLRARTSEKWAKYPDDVLPAFVAETDFPIAPGIAAALRRAIDNGDLGYASPRGLGEAYAAFASARYGCRIDPASVHPLPEVMIGVAEILRVITEPGDGIVVNPPVYPPFFATIAEVGRSIVEVALDTTGSLPQLDLAGLERAFSDGARVYLFCNPHNPVGRVFSRGDVERVAALAARYDVAVLADEIHAPLVLPGAEHVAFESVTARADLHSITVTSASKGWNIPGLKCALAIGGSPWARHVLDRLPKAMVERTGHLGVHATIAAFTSEIGFLDRVIEHLDTQRGRLARLLSDSGLGSIRYEPPQAGFLAWLDCRALDLGPDPAKIFLERGKVALVRGLDFGRQGSGFARLNFATSTSVLTEIVRRLRRAVSG